In one window of Pediococcus inopinatus DNA:
- a CDS encoding DEAD/DEAH box helicase family protein yields the protein MNYTQKDDHVASRFKQLLFHMATGSGKTDVMAADILYFYHEFGYQNFLFVVNTNAVIAKTRENMMNVQSPKYLFSQPISIDGIQIELREVTRFPTNSEPGVIYLRLTTIQTLANELNTPRENGLTYGDLEKQKLIILADEAHHFSAGTKSKADQKNKAWEYVLDRIRQANKANRQLEFTATIDLNNEFIYEKYRDKIIFQYDLKEFQNAGYSKKIARLQANADDNEKMLNAGLLSQYRKRMAIQAGVKDFKPVILFKSNKIAVSKAARDQFLTMMDRLTAEDLAQFIAKQLQTTQSSTLRQAYTYYQTVDMGSLVRELQRDFQPLNTINVNDTSSNGILGDLNDLRNLNTLEEPSNPFRAIFAVAKLSEGWDVLNLYDIVRIGEQPITSTQTNSEAQLIGRGARYNPFVYEDATSFTRRFDHNTPELQILESLHYHTINDKKYIDNLTKSFETMQLQVEDDKDFDILTTTVKKSFKKSDVYQYGKLYYNDVEDVPESEYNGLAKYGVPVAELPTVNIETATLEATAFDTQNVAGMNETRLVKIDEALVKKSMARNPFFRFNTMKKYMPTLNSISEFMYDAQWLGQLKEIQATVSTGADTVLSRETQLLVVEKYLAYIQRMLIMNYKRQRGTNKFIGLPIKEVVQDYQKRVPVNYSNAGVHESIQTYDYKKAPWFVYNEAIVDKLERSLIELIQDYVEELQNKYKDVYLIRSDERNTKLKLHEFADNVSHYAGFLPDFVLYLANESYIYQIYIEPKGTQLLDQDQWKEDLLTSISPDSVDVIGENEKVKLYGVRFYVSGDSRQIRKKIEIFTD from the coding sequence CTGAATTACACGCAAAAAGATGACCATGTTGCCAGTCGCTTCAAACAATTGTTATTCCATATGGCCACTGGTTCTGGAAAAACTGATGTGATGGCAGCCGATATATTGTATTTTTACCATGAATTTGGCTATCAAAATTTTCTTTTTGTCGTTAATACAAACGCGGTGATTGCCAAAACGCGTGAAAACATGATGAATGTTCAATCACCAAAGTATCTCTTTTCACAACCAATAAGTATTGATGGGATTCAGATTGAATTGCGAGAAGTCACCCGCTTTCCAACAAATAGTGAACCAGGGGTGATCTACTTGCGGCTAACAACCATCCAAACTTTAGCAAATGAGTTAAATACACCACGCGAAAATGGCTTAACTTATGGCGATTTAGAGAAACAGAAGTTGATTATTCTAGCGGATGAAGCACATCATTTTTCTGCTGGAACTAAGAGCAAAGCAGATCAAAAAAATAAAGCTTGGGAGTATGTCTTAGACCGTATTCGACAAGCTAATAAAGCAAATCGTCAGTTAGAATTTACAGCCACGATCGATTTAAATAACGAGTTTATTTACGAAAAATATCGTGATAAAATCATTTTTCAATATGACTTAAAAGAGTTCCAAAATGCAGGATATTCAAAAAAAATTGCTCGTTTGCAAGCCAATGCTGATGATAACGAAAAGATGCTAAACGCGGGATTGTTATCACAATATCGTAAGCGGATGGCGATTCAGGCGGGTGTGAAAGATTTTAAGCCGGTTATTTTATTTAAATCCAATAAAATAGCTGTTTCAAAAGCGGCTCGTGATCAATTTTTGACGATGATGGATCGGCTAACTGCTGAAGATCTGGCGCAATTTATTGCAAAGCAACTACAAACCACGCAATCGTCTACTTTGCGCCAAGCCTATACTTATTATCAAACAGTTGATATGGGGAGCTTGGTACGTGAATTGCAACGTGATTTTCAACCATTGAATACAATTAATGTTAATGATACGAGTAGCAATGGGATTTTAGGGGACTTAAATGATTTACGTAATTTGAATACTTTAGAGGAACCAAGTAATCCCTTTAGAGCTATTTTTGCCGTCGCCAAACTTTCTGAAGGTTGGGATGTTTTAAATTTGTATGATATTGTCCGAATTGGTGAGCAACCTATTACGTCAACACAAACTAATAGTGAGGCGCAATTAATTGGTCGTGGTGCGCGATACAATCCCTTCGTCTATGAGGATGCAACCTCTTTCACGCGACGATTTGACCATAATACGCCAGAATTACAGATATTAGAGTCCTTACACTATCACACGATTAACGATAAAAAATATATTGATAATCTGACGAAGTCCTTTGAAACAATGCAGCTACAAGTTGAAGATGATAAGGACTTTGATATTTTAACCACGACGGTTAAAAAGTCATTTAAGAAATCTGATGTCTATCAATATGGCAAGCTGTATTACAATGACGTTGAAGATGTTCCTGAAAGTGAATACAATGGTTTGGCAAAATATGGGGTCCCTGTTGCAGAACTACCTACCGTTAACATTGAGACAGCAACCCTAGAAGCAACGGCCTTTGATACACAAAATGTTGCAGGTATGAATGAGACACGGCTGGTAAAGATTGATGAGGCACTCGTTAAAAAATCAATGGCACGGAATCCTTTCTTCAGATTCAATACCATGAAAAAATATATGCCGACGCTAAATTCTATATCTGAGTTTATGTATGATGCGCAGTGGCTAGGACAGCTAAAAGAAATCCAAGCGACGGTATCAACTGGTGCAGATACAGTGCTTAGTCGAGAAACGCAGCTATTAGTCGTTGAAAAATATCTAGCGTATATTCAACGCATGTTAATCATGAACTACAAGCGTCAACGTGGGACTAATAAATTTATTGGATTGCCAATTAAGGAAGTCGTTCAGGACTATCAAAAGCGTGTTCCCGTTAACTATTCTAATGCTGGTGTTCATGAGTCAATTCAAACTTATGACTATAAAAAGGCACCGTGGTTTGTCTATAACGAAGCCATCGTCGACAAATTAGAACGTAGCTTAATTGAACTGATCCAAGACTATGTTGAAGAACTGCAAAACAAGTATAAAGATGTTTACCTCATTCGTAGTGATGAGCGTAATACTAAGCTGAAATTACATGAATTTGCCGATAATGTGTCTCACTATGCTGGTTTCTTGCCGGACTTTGTCTTGTATTTAGCTAATGAATCTTATATTTATCAGATTTATATTGAACCTAAAGGCACTCAATTACTTGATCAAGATCAGTGGAAAGAGGACTTGCTAACGAGTATTTCTCCTGATAGTGTGGATGTTATAGGTGAAAATGAAAAAGTTAAGTTATATGGTGTCAGGTTTTACGTGTCAGGTGACTCACGACAAATAAGAAAGAAAATAGAAATATTTACAGACTAA
- a CDS encoding Abi family protein yields the protein MGIKPSKSRQNLIDNLDCRLLNIPDNKKALQLLTNLNYFQVVNGLENIFLTTVHPKKFNKVSIFDFERLYYDSKKIATEISRALDDFEERLKSSISYHFSQSYCMNINDTMQYTNKNNYRDDAEFDGYPLNSEQYAKIIQTFKATESRNKFLFFQPWFLTSLVQKNDHINQSFYRDIQYTAPNNVMTYQYDSQVAVPLWVAIETLPFGSLIYLCHYLKDDEMSNVLNDFGLTANDRIIFLNVLDVLKELRNHIAHGNLLLRFQTPAYIKFTNDFVNRFELNPKSRGTTGANRRVSYASKIYLYDSLKILHHFDSTKTVVKQFKKMFYHNMKNMKQGEIYNKRILKAIDAPSYRALKNLT from the coding sequence ATGGGCATAAAGCCATCTAAAAGCAGACAAAATTTAATTGATAATCTAGATTGTAGATTACTCAATATCCCAGATAATAAAAAAGCACTACAATTATTGACCAATTTAAACTATTTTCAAGTAGTCAATGGCCTGGAAAATATATTTCTTACTACAGTTCATCCTAAAAAATTTAATAAAGTATCCATTTTTGATTTTGAGCGTTTGTACTATGATAGTAAAAAAATAGCAACTGAAATATCGAGAGCCCTAGATGATTTTGAAGAACGTTTAAAGAGCTCTATATCTTATCATTTTAGTCAGTCGTATTGCATGAATATCAATGATACAATGCAATATACTAACAAAAATAATTATCGAGATGATGCTGAATTTGATGGATACCCACTTAATTCAGAACAATATGCAAAAATTATACAAACTTTCAAGGCAACCGAATCCAGAAATAAATTTTTATTTTTTCAACCGTGGTTCCTAACAAGTCTTGTTCAAAAAAACGATCATATTAATCAATCTTTCTACAGAGATATTCAATATACCGCTCCTAACAATGTTATGACTTATCAGTATGACTCTCAGGTGGCAGTTCCTTTGTGGGTAGCCATTGAAACTTTGCCGTTTGGTTCGCTAATCTATTTGTGTCATTATCTAAAAGATGATGAAATGAGTAATGTTTTAAATGATTTTGGATTAACAGCCAACGATAGAATAATATTTTTAAATGTTTTAGATGTTTTAAAAGAATTAAGGAATCATATTGCTCATGGTAACCTCTTATTAAGATTTCAAACACCTGCTTATATTAAATTTACCAATGATTTTGTAAATCGATTTGAATTGAATCCCAAGTCAAGAGGAACAACTGGTGCTAATCGACGTGTTTCATATGCATCAAAAATATACCTCTATGATTCCTTAAAAATTTTGCATCATTTTGATTCAACGAAAACAGTGGTAAAACAATTCAAAAAAATGTTTTACCACAACATGAAAAATATGAAACAAGGTGAAATATATAATAAACGTATTCTAAAGGCGATAGATGCTCCCAGCTACAGAGCATTAAAAAATTTGACGTAA
- a CDS encoding Txe/YoeB family addiction module toxin has translation MSNRWKVKIKSSAKGDLKKVLRSPLRQSFEEIKSVLESNPYKPVQSFEKLTPPAAGYYSRRMNGQHRVVYTIDKATKIVEIYSCWAHYESGNLEMSGKPNSRKN, from the coding sequence GTGAGTAATCGTTGGAAAGTAAAAATAAAATCATCAGCTAAGGGTGATTTAAAAAAAGTTTTAAGAAGCCCATTACGTCAATCCTTTGAAGAAATAAAAAGTGTATTAGAATCTAATCCATATAAACCAGTACAGTCATTTGAAAAGTTAACACCACCTGCAGCTGGGTACTATTCTCGAAGAATGAATGGTCAACATCGCGTCGTTTATACCATTGATAAAGCAACTAAAATAGTTGAAATATATTCATGTTGGGCCCATTATGAAAGTGGTAATCTTGAAATGAGCGGTAAACCTAATTCCCGAAAAAACTAG
- a CDS encoding type II toxin-antitoxin system Phd/YefM family antitoxin has protein sequence MEKIINPTTARTNLFSLIKDANRDSKPVIIAGSNDSRSAVLIGKKDYDALQETMNLMMNGQIQATFSRKDDESVDLDEMIKEIDRE, from the coding sequence ATGGAAAAAATTATTAATCCAACTACAGCGCGAACCAATCTATTTTCACTTATAAAAGATGCTAATCGGGACTCCAAACCTGTTATTATTGCAGGATCCAATGACAGTCGTAGTGCCGTTTTGATTGGGAAAAAAGACTACGACGCATTACAGGAAACCATGAACTTAATGATGAATGGTCAGATTCAAGCCACCTTCAGCCGTAAAGATGATGAATCAGTTGATCTAGATGAAATGATCAAAGAAATTGATCGTGAGTAA
- a CDS encoding site-specific integrase has translation MQQIVLPIKDSNVLKEVQDTLLHSFKAGQRNYTIFQVGKATLLRVSDVMRLRWADVFNENGTVRQNAFIHDKKTGKANLLYLKPVQTGLLAYQGWLQENHLASEWLFSSIQHPDRHITEKQFYKIMSKVGDLLGINYLGTHTMCKTGAYRVYTQSNFNIGLVMHLLNHSSEAMTLAYLGLDQASQETMLDQIDFG, from the coding sequence ATGCAACAAATCGTCCTACCCATCAAAGATTCAAATGTCCTTAAAGAAGTTCAAGATACCTTGCTTCATAGTTTTAAAGCCGGTCAACGCAACTACACCATTTTTCAAGTGGGCAAAGCGACCTTGTTACGTGTGAGCGATGTTATGAGACTCCGCTGGGCAGATGTCTTCAATGAAAATGGTACCGTGCGTCAGAATGCGTTTATCCACGATAAAAAAACGGGCAAAGCCAATTTGCTCTACTTAAAACCAGTTCAAACGGGTTTATTAGCCTATCAAGGGTGGTTACAAGAAAATCATCTGGCCTCAGAATGGTTGTTTTCTTCGATTCAGCACCCTGATCGACATATCACGGAAAAACAGTTCTACAAAATCATGAGCAAGGTTGGTGATCTGTTAGGAATTAATTATCTAGGTACCCATACGATGTGCAAAACAGGTGCTTATCGCGTCTATACGCAATCAAATTTTAATATTGGCTTAGTCATGCACTTGTTAAATCATTCTAGTGAAGCCATGACACTAGCTTACTTAGGCTTGGATCAAGCCAGTCAAGAAACCATGCTCGATCAAATTGATTTTGGATAA